The segment TGATACCTTCGTTAGAGAAAAGGTTACGAACTGTATCAGATGGTTTTGCACCATTTTGTAACCATTGTAGAGCTTTCTCTTCGTTGATATCCACGATAGCAGGGTTTGCTACTGGATTGTAAGTTCCTACTGTTTCAATGAAACGTCCATCACGTGGTGAACGAGAATCTGCTACTACAATACGATAGAAAGGAGTCTTTTTAGCTCCCATACGTTTTAAACGAATTTTTACTGCCATTTTAAAAATGCACCTCCGAATAGTTTCACACAAGATAGTATAATATCAATAGTTGAACAGTTTGTAAAGTGTTTTTTCTTGTCAGACTAAACATTCTGTTCAATTTAATAAAAAACCGCTTGTTAACACCCTTAAAAAGGGTTAAATGGTAATTTAAACTTGCCTTTTTTCTTGCCTTTTTGGGTCATACCCGTCATTTGTTTCATCATTTTTTTCATGTCCTCAAACTGTTTCAACAGCCTATTCACTTCAGGAACCGTTCTGCCGCTCCCTTTAGCAATACGCTTACGTCTGCTTGAGTTGATAATTTCAGGGTGTTCTTTCTCTGCCTTTGTCATGGAGCGAATAATTGCTTCCACATGGCTGATTTGCTTCTCATCCACTTGGAGATTATCCAAGCCCTTGATTTTGTTAGCTCCTGGCATCATTTTCAGCAGCTCATCAAGCGGCCCCATGTTGCGTACTTGCCCAAGCTGTTCTAAGAAGTCATCTAAAGTAAAGGAAGCTGTTTTCATTTTCATTTCCAGCTCTTTTGCCTTTTCTTCATCGACATTCATTTGTGCTTTTTCGATAAGACTTAGCACATCACCCATTCCAAGAATACGTGACGCCATACGCTCTGGATGGAATGCCTCAAGTGCATCCATCTTTTCACCCAAACCGACAAATTTAATCGGTGTTTGCGTAACAGAACGAATAGATAATGCCGCACCGCCTCGAGTGTCACCATCTAGCTTCGTTAATACGACACCTGTCAGACCAAGCTGCTCGTTAAAGCTGCTTGCTACATTGACTGCATCCTGACCTGTCATCGCATCCACAACAAGGAATATTTCATCCGGATTAGAAAGCTCTTTAATTTGCTTCAACTCGTCCATCAATGCTTCATCAACATGCAGTCGACCTGCAGTATCAATCAAAACATAATCATGATGGTCTTCCTTCGCTTTTGCAATAGCCTGTTTCGCAATCTCAACAGGGCTGACTTGATCTCCAAGTGAAAAAACAGGAAAATCGAGCTGTTTACCAAGTGTTTCCAGCTGTTTAATAGCAGCAGGACGATATATGTCTGCCGCAACTAGCAACGGCTTTCTATTATGCTTTTTACGCAGCAAATTAGCCAATTTTCCAGTTGTCGTCGTCTTACCGGCACCTTGCAAACCAACCATCATAATGACAGTCGGCGGACGGTTGGATACAGCAATTTTACTTTGTTCTCCACCCATCAGCTCCGTAAGCTCTTCTTTAACAACCTTAATGACCTGTTGACCTGGGGTTAGACTTTTCATAACCTCTTGTCCAACAGCACGCTCACTGACTTTTTTAACAAACTCCTTGACTACCTTAAAGTTAACATCCGCCTCAAGCAATGCAAGTCGGACTTCACGCATCATTTCCTTAACATCCGCTTCATTTACTTTCCCTTTTCCGCGGATCTTCTGGATCGTATTCTGCAGTCGGTCAGCTAAACCTTCAAATGCCATTGCGCCGCCTCCTTAATCTAATTTCTCCAGCTCGCAAACTGCTTCCAGCAATGCTGAAACCGAAGGAGTATCATCCTTTAATAACTCTTTTATATGTATAAAAAGAGTATTACGCTCTTGAAACTTTTGAAGTAAGAGTAATTTATTTTCATATTCCTCCAGCATCGCTTCCGTCCGTTTAATATTATCATAAACAGCTTGACGACTAACGTCATACTCATCCGCAATTTCACCAAGAGAATAATCATCTAAATAATAAAGAGACATGTAACTTCGTTGCTTCGGTGTCAACAACGACTGATAGAAATCAAACAGATAATTCATTCGTGTTGTTTTTTCAAGCATCGAACAATACCTCCATGTTAAGTCAAACACCTTTACACCCTTATTGTACACACCAACAAAAAAGATGTCAACAGAAAAGCGGAAGGCGCCTGCTTATCGGCGACAAGCATAAGACAAGTTGGCCGAGAAGGGGTGCCCCTTCCCCTTCTTGGACAGCTTGGCTTATGACCTCGAGCCGATGGCGCCTGCAGCTGGACAACAGAAAAGCGGAAGGCGCCTGCTTATCGGCGACAAGCATAAGACAAGTTGGCCGAGAAGGGGTGCCCTTTCCCCTTCTTGGACAGCTTGGCTTATGACCTCGAGCCGATGGCGCCTGCAGCTGGACAATGAAAAGCGGAAGGCGACCGTTTAGCGGCGGAGAAACTGGAGGGCCTTGACTGAGATAAAGGAAACACGGCGAACCTAGTGAGGCGATGTTGACTTATCGTAGGGAAAGGACCCAAGTTTCGCAGACGCTGGTCGACTGCAGCTGGACACCAGAAAAGCGGAGATGGCCTGTTTAGCGCCGTATGGACTGGAGCTCTTCGTATGAGGCAAAGGAAACACGGCGAAGGACCTCTTACAAATACCCAATAGATCTCCGTATGGATATAGCGTTCCCTCTAAAATAAAGAGCACAAAGACATCCCAAAACATACAAAAAACCCCGCTTAAAGCCTTAAGAAAGAATACTCTCAAAGCTGTAAGCAGGACTTGATTTAAGCGGGTATACCCGCTTCCTTATTATATTTAGACGATCTGTTTAGGATCATTACACCTGCTGTAATTAACAGGATTGGAATAATGATAGAGAGAAGGGAAATTACTCCGATGATAATGAAAAGTACACCGCTTGTACGAGGCATTCTGTTCATCATAATTATGCTAAATAAAGTAGCTGCACACGCAATTACAGAATAGATGACAGGAATTAGTAAACTATTTTTTAACAATGCCATCGCCTCATCCGTAACTTCCTCTGCAGTAGCTGACTCGTTTGTTAGTCCGATACTTTCTTGCAAAGTAGGATCCGAATTAACCGTTTCTATCATTGCATCTCGTAATGGAGTAAAGCTATCTATTTGTGTATAAAGCAAAATGGATAGGAAAAAACCAATTAACATTAACACAAAGGACACAATGCCTAAAATTCTTGGCGCTCGCAAATTAAGACTCATTAAAAAAATCACCTCAAGTTTTATGTATGTAAACTCTTTCACAAAAAAGATTACATCCCTATAGTAACATATTTTTTCTAGTACGTTCTTCTTATTTTTTGTTATTTATTCCAATAAATAGAAAAAGATCTCATTATCAACTGTGTGACAAAAAGATCTTTTAGCCGTTAAATATGGAATAAAATAATTAAACTTGCGGTGATTCCCATTAATAGGGCTCCGACGATTTTCATTCTTATCCCCGAAAGGCTGCGCAAAAATAGATTTTCCTCTTCTAATGTTATTGGATAGGACTCTTCATCAAGCAGTCCTTTTTCTCCAAGCATATTGCCAAGATGCCAAACAGAAGTACGTTGAACGATACGGCCTTTAATAGACAGAAATGCTCCGAACAACATGATAGTTATGAGAATCAGCTGTATGAACATTATGTTCCTCCTTGCCTTCTTGTCATCCTTATACATGCTTATTATCTGTCTTGCCGTTATTTTTATTACATAAAAAAAGCTGTACAGGAATCTCGTTAACAGGATTCCTGCAGCAGCTTTTTGCTTATTCTTCCTCAGCTTCAACCAAGTTGGAAAATAAGCCGTATACGTATTTTTCTGCGTCAAAGTTTTGTAAGTCGTCCATTTTTTCACCAAGTCCGACTAATTTAACTGGTATTTGAAGCTCTTTGCGGATTGCGAGTACAATTCCACCTTTTGCTGTGCCATCAAGCTTAGTAAGCACAAGTCCGCTTACGTTAGTCGCTTCTTTGAACGTCTTCGCTTGAATAAGGGCATTTTGTCCTGTTGTTGCATCAAGCACTAAAAGCACTTCATGTGGTGCACCAGGAACCTCTCTTTCAATTACGCGTTTTACTTTTTCTAACTCATTCATTAGGTTGACTTTATTTTGAAGTCTTCCAGCAGTATCACATAAAAGAATATCGGCATTTCTTGATTTAGCGGCTTGAACAGCATCATACATGACAGCTGCAGGGTCAGATCCGGCACCTTGTTTAATAACATCTACTCCGGCTCTTTCTCCCCATACTTCAAGCTGCTCGATTGCACCAGCACGGAATGTATCACCTGCTGCTAGAACAACCTTTTTGCCCTCTGCTTTATAGCGATGTGCTAGCTTACCAATTGTAGTTGTTTTTCCAACACCATTAACCCCGACAAAAAGGATAACAGTCAACCCGTCTTGCTGAACATTAATAGCTGAGGTTTCTTCCTCGCCACCTTGATAAATTGCTACAAGCTTCTCTGAGATAACTGCTTGCACTTCTCTTGGGTCTTGAATATTTCTTTTTTTGACTTCGCTTTTCAGCTCATCAATCAATTCCATTACTGTCTCAAAGCCAACATCTGCACCGATTAAGATTTCTTCTAATTCTTCAAAAAAGTCCTCATCCACTTTGCGGTATCTGGACACTAAATCATTCACTTTATCAGAAAAATTACTTCTTGTTTTCGCAAGTCCATCTTTAAATTTTTCTGTGACAGTATTTGTTTGCAGGGACATTTTTTCTTTAAGCTTTTTGAAGAAACTCATTTGATTCCCACTTTCTCATTTATTGATTAATTATGTTGCAACAAGCTCACTTGTTTCACTTAACCGAACAGAAACAAGTCTGGATACACCAGATTCTTGCATAGTTACGCCGTACAGCACATCAGCCTCTTCCATCGTCCCTTTACGATGGGTAATGACAATGAATTGCGTCTCATCGCTATATGCTTTTAAATAGGAGCTGAATCTGTAAACATTCGCTTCATCAAGTGCTGCCTCTACTTCATCAAGAATACAGAAAGGAACTGGCCGCACCTTTAAGATTGCAAACAGCAATGCAATGGCAGTCAAGGCACGTTCTCCACCTGATAACAAGCTTAAGTTTTGCAGTTTTTTCCCTGGTGGCTGTGCTACAATATCGACACCTGTGTTTAGTAAATCATCTGGATTAGTTAAGCGCAGTGCTGCGTGCCCGCCGCCAAACAGCCGCTGAAACACCCCTTCGAAATGGGACTGAATCCCCTCGAATGTTTGCTGGAACCGTTTTTTCATTTCGTCATCCATTTCGTCAATTACGAGGTAAAGAGTATCTTTCGCTTCCTCCAGATCTGTCTTTTGCTCAAGAAGGAAGTCATATCTTTCCGATATCCTTTCGTATTCCTCAATGGCTCCAAGATTGACTGTTCCAAGCTCTTCCATTGCCAGCTTTATCAGCTTAACTTTTTTGCGAGCGTCCTCTAAATCCAATGTTAAAGGATATTCCTCTTTCGCACCCTCAAATGACATCATATACTCTTCCCTCAAGTTCGAAAGGCGTGTATCTAGCTCCACATCAATCCTGTTAAGCTTTACCTCTTCATCTTTTAGGGCTTGTACGATGCCACGGTGGATACGGCGAGTTTCTTTCACATCAAGATCCATCTCGTCCAGCTGCATTTGCAGCTGAAGACGTTCGGCACGACGCTCCCCAATTAGGTGAATAGCAGCAGTCTTTTCTTGCTGCTTGTTAACTGCAGCATCCTCAAGCTGCTCTTCCCCTGAATGGCTATTTGTCATCTCAGAAGTTAACAGCTCTAAATCTTCTTTCACAAGCTTCCATTTAGCCTCAGATATTTCTAATTCAGAAGTTACATTACTTAGCTTCTCTACAGCATGGGCTAATTGCTCTTTCTTTGCGGCAAATGCCACACGCTTTTCCCCGATCAGCTCTCCAACCTGTTCTCTCGAATGACTCTGCTGATTTTTCTGTTCTGTCAATTGAGCAATTTCCTGCTCTAGCACCTGAATTTTTCGGACAAAGTCTTCAAGCTTTTCCTGCAATATTTGCTGCCTGTCTTTTAATGACTGCTGTTCATCGAGATAATCAGCCTTATTGCGGTCATATTGTGACAGCTTTTCATTCATTGCTCTTTCGTCAAACTCAATTTCTTTGAGTTCATCTTTACTTGTTTGCAAGGAAAAACGGATATTCTCTTGCTTTATTCTTAACTCTTCTAAAGCTGCCGTTTCCGTTTGGGAGGTAGCTTTCCCTTTTTTTAACTGGTCTTCTAATTTTAGTGACGATTTCTCCATCTCAAAGATTTTTGCCTTTAAGTCCTCAAGCTCGCCTTTTCTTGTTAGAATGCTTGTTGATTTTTGTTTAACAGCACCACCAGTCATCGAACCGCCAGGATTTACAATTTCTCCTTCAAGCGTTACAAATCTTGAGCGGTATTGCAGCGTTCTTGCCATTTCATTGGCGCCTTTTAGGTCTTTTGTGATAACGACATTACCAAGTAAGCTTCCCATAATTTCTTGATACTTTTCATCAAAAGAGATTAAGTCTGCAGCAACTCCTATAAAAGAAGGATGCTCTTGGATGGAACGGGCTTGAGAATCAGACAGTCTTTTGCCTTTAATAATACTCATTGGCAGAAATGTCGCTCTGCCGTAGCCGTTCTTTTTCAAATAGGAAATTGCCTGGCGTGCATGCTGCTCTGTTTCGACAACTAGATGCTGCATGCTCCCTCCAAGAGCAATTTCAATACTCACGTTATATTCCTTTGGCACATTCATCAATTCAGCGACAGCACCATGTATGCCGTCAAGTCCTTTGCCTCTTGCCTTCAAAACCTCTTTAACACCTTGGAAGAAGCCAGCATAGTCGTCCTCAAGCTCTTCAAGCATCTCTTTTCTCGATTTTGCCTGCTGAATGAATTGGTAGGACTGGTATAACGATTTTTCGGTTTTTTGCACTTTCGCATGCATTTCATCAACTGATTGCTGTTTTTGCTTGTAGTCATTTGCCGATTGTGCAAGCTCTTTTTCTAATGCTGCTAGGCTTGCGGAAACGCGTGCTTTTTCCGAATTTATCCGCGTTCTTTCTGAAGTGAATTTTTCATTATCTTCATCAAGAAGAGACGTTTTTCTGTTTTGCGCCTCGAGCTGTTGCGTGATATAGCTGCTTTCGTTTTTTGCGGCAGCCTGCTCATTTAAAAGCTCAATATAATCACTTTTTAGTGATTCGATTTTTCCTTCAAGATTAACACTAAAGAGCTGCATTTTCTTTTCATTAGCCTTTAGCTCTTCTTCAATCTGTTTTGCTTCAAGACTTAACTGATTAACTGATTGAAGATGCTCCGCTTTTTGCAGCTTTAAAGATGACACTTTTTCTTCAAGCTCTTCCTTGCTTTTTTCGAGCTGACCTCTGTTTTGCACTGCATTTTTCTTGCGTTCTTTCAGTACTTCTTTTCTGCCCTCAAGCTTTTCAAGCTCTTCACTAACTAGCAAAAGCACTTGCTGGAGATCGTTGATGGATTCATCCAATGCAGCTATATCGTTCTTCCATTCCTCCATTTTTGCTTCCTTGCTTTGCAGCGTAGAGAGGAGATTAAGCTCCTTTTCCTTATAGCTTTCCAGCTGAGCGGAAACTGCCTCATATTTCTGATGTGCTTCCTCTATATCATGAACCATCAGGGCAACTTCAATTTGTTCAAGGTTTTCCTTGTGATCAAGATATTCCTTGGCCATAGAACTCTGAATTTTCAGCGGCTCTACCTGACCTTCCAGTTCATGGAGAATATCATTGACTCTGTTCAAGTTTTCCTGTGTTTCAATAAGCTTGCCTTCTGCCTTCTTTTTGCGTGTTTTGTATTTAAGCACACCTGCTGCTTCCTCGAAGATGGCACGGCGTTCCTCTGCTTTACTGTTGAGGATTTCCTCCACTTTTCCTTGGCTGATGATAGAAAATGCTTCTCTGCCCAGCCCTGAATCCATAAACAATTCAACGATATCCTTTAACCTGCATGATTGCTTATTAATAAGATATTCGCTTTCCCCTGAGCGATACACCCGTCTGGTTACGCTCACCTCATTGTAATCAAGTGGCAGGAACTGGTCTTCATTTTCAAGCGTTAATGTCACTTCTGCAAAGTTGACTGCTTTCCTCGAATCACTTCCAGAAAAAATGACATCCTCCATTTTACTGCCTCTGAGGCTTTTGGCAGATTGTTCTCCCAACACCCAGCGTATCGCGTCTGTAATATTGCTTTTTCCGCTTCCATTCGGTCCCACTACTGCGGTGACTCCTGGGACAAAATCTACTGCAATTCGATCAGCAAATGATTTAAAACCGATTACATCTAACCGTTTTAAAAACACCTACCTCACCTCCTAACCCCTTTACTATTTCGCATCATCTCTAGCTGTCGTTTGGTTATAAGAAAGCAGAAGAATCAACAGTGATTTCGCTTTCTCCAACGGATGCTTTATTATTTTTCGTCTGACTTAGCATCTTTTGTTTTCAGCATGGTAAGCGACATCTGTGCTGCATGCTGTTCTGCTTCTTTTTTGGAACGTCCTGTACCAGTTCCTAATTCCATTTCATTCAAGAAAACTTGAGAAACGAATTCTCTGTTATGGGCTGGTCCCTTTTCCTGCAGAATTCTATAGGAAATTGTCCCTACTGCATCCCTTTGGACATATTCCTGAAGCTGACTCTTGAAATCCATCACATGAGAAAAAGCACCGGAATTTATTTTCGGAAACACGACTTTTTCCAGGAAGGAAACTACCTTTTCCAGTCCTTGATCAAGATAAAGAGCTCCGATAAATGCCTCAAAAACATCTGCTAGAAGAGCTGGACGAGCTCGTCCTCCTGTCATTTCCTCACCCTTTCCGAGCAAGACAAATTTGCCGAATGATTGATCATTCGCAAATGAAACTAGTGATGGTTCACAAACAATCGCTGCTCGAAGCTTTGTCAGCTCGCCTTCGCTCATCATCGGGAATTTCTTGAAAAGAAATTGGGAAACAGTAAGTTCCAACACGGCATCTCCAAGAAATTCAAGTCTTTCATTATCTTCATGAGGCTTTCTACGATGCTCATTCACATATGATGAATGAGTGAATGCTTGTTTCAGTAATTTTTCATTTTCAAAC is part of the Niallia taxi genome and harbors:
- the rpsP gene encoding 30S ribosomal protein S16, giving the protein MAVKIRLKRMGAKKTPFYRIVVADSRSPRDGRFIETVGTYNPVANPAIVDINEEKALQWLQNGAKPSDTVRNLFSNEGIMEKFHNIKNGK
- the ffh gene encoding signal recognition particle protein — protein: MAFEGLADRLQNTIQKIRGKGKVNEADVKEMMREVRLALLEADVNFKVVKEFVKKVSERAVGQEVMKSLTPGQQVIKVVKEELTELMGGEQSKIAVSNRPPTVIMMVGLQGAGKTTTTGKLANLLRKKHNRKPLLVAADIYRPAAIKQLETLGKQLDFPVFSLGDQVSPVEIAKQAIAKAKEDHHDYVLIDTAGRLHVDEALMDELKQIKELSNPDEIFLVVDAMTGQDAVNVASSFNEQLGLTGVVLTKLDGDTRGGAALSIRSVTQTPIKFVGLGEKMDALEAFHPERMASRILGMGDVLSLIEKAQMNVDEEKAKELEMKMKTASFTLDDFLEQLGQVRNMGPLDELLKMMPGANKIKGLDNLQVDEKQISHVEAIIRSMTKAEKEHPEIINSSRRKRIAKGSGRTVPEVNRLLKQFEDMKKMMKQMTGMTQKGKKKGKFKLPFNPF
- a CDS encoding putative DNA-binding protein — protein: MLEKTTRMNYLFDFYQSLLTPKQRSYMSLYYLDDYSLGEIADEYDVSRQAVYDNIKRTEAMLEEYENKLLLLQKFQERNTLFIHIKELLKDDTPSVSALLEAVCELEKLD
- a CDS encoding DUF4064 domain-containing protein; amino-acid sequence: MSLNLRAPRILGIVSFVLMLIGFFLSILLYTQIDSFTPLRDAMIETVNSDPTLQESIGLTNESATAEEVTDEAMALLKNSLLIPVIYSVIACAATLFSIIMMNRMPRTSGVLFIIIGVISLLSIIIPILLITAGVMILNRSSKYNKEAGIPA
- the ftsY gene encoding signal recognition particle-docking protein FtsY → MSFFKKLKEKMSLQTNTVTEKFKDGLAKTRSNFSDKVNDLVSRYRKVDEDFFEELEEILIGADVGFETVMELIDELKSEVKKRNIQDPREVQAVISEKLVAIYQGGEEETSAINVQQDGLTVILFVGVNGVGKTTTIGKLAHRYKAEGKKVVLAAGDTFRAGAIEQLEVWGERAGVDVIKQGAGSDPAAVMYDAVQAAKSRNADILLCDTAGRLQNKVNLMNELEKVKRVIEREVPGAPHEVLLVLDATTGQNALIQAKTFKEATNVSGLVLTKLDGTAKGGIVLAIRKELQIPVKLVGLGEKMDDLQNFDAEKYVYGLFSNLVEAEEE
- the smc gene encoding chromosome segregation protein SMC, which translates into the protein MFLKRLDVIGFKSFADRIAVDFVPGVTAVVGPNGSGKSNITDAIRWVLGEQSAKSLRGSKMEDVIFSGSDSRKAVNFAEVTLTLENEDQFLPLDYNEVSVTRRVYRSGESEYLINKQSCRLKDIVELFMDSGLGREAFSIISQGKVEEILNSKAEERRAIFEEAAGVLKYKTRKKKAEGKLIETQENLNRVNDILHELEGQVEPLKIQSSMAKEYLDHKENLEQIEVALMVHDIEEAHQKYEAVSAQLESYKEKELNLLSTLQSKEAKMEEWKNDIAALDESINDLQQVLLLVSEELEKLEGRKEVLKERKKNAVQNRGQLEKSKEELEEKVSSLKLQKAEHLQSVNQLSLEAKQIEEELKANEKKMQLFSVNLEGKIESLKSDYIELLNEQAAAKNESSYITQQLEAQNRKTSLLDEDNEKFTSERTRINSEKARVSASLAALEKELAQSANDYKQKQQSVDEMHAKVQKTEKSLYQSYQFIQQAKSRKEMLEELEDDYAGFFQGVKEVLKARGKGLDGIHGAVAELMNVPKEYNVSIEIALGGSMQHLVVETEQHARQAISYLKKNGYGRATFLPMSIIKGKRLSDSQARSIQEHPSFIGVAADLISFDEKYQEIMGSLLGNVVITKDLKGANEMARTLQYRSRFVTLEGEIVNPGGSMTGGAVKQKSTSILTRKGELEDLKAKIFEMEKSSLKLEDQLKKGKATSQTETAALEELRIKQENIRFSLQTSKDELKEIEFDERAMNEKLSQYDRNKADYLDEQQSLKDRQQILQEKLEDFVRKIQVLEQEIAQLTEQKNQQSHSREQVGELIGEKRVAFAAKKEQLAHAVEKLSNVTSELEISEAKWKLVKEDLELLTSEMTNSHSGEEQLEDAAVNKQQEKTAAIHLIGERRAERLQLQMQLDEMDLDVKETRRIHRGIVQALKDEEVKLNRIDVELDTRLSNLREEYMMSFEGAKEEYPLTLDLEDARKKVKLIKLAMEELGTVNLGAIEEYERISERYDFLLEQKTDLEEAKDTLYLVIDEMDDEMKKRFQQTFEGIQSHFEGVFQRLFGGGHAALRLTNPDDLLNTGVDIVAQPPGKKLQNLSLLSGGERALTAIALLFAILKVRPVPFCILDEVEAALDEANVYRFSSYLKAYSDETQFIVITHRKGTMEEADVLYGVTMQESGVSRLVSVRLSETSELVAT
- the rnc gene encoding ribonuclease III: MRGNGKDKRQIRPNDKKLKELQENLSIQFENEKLLKQAFTHSSYVNEHRRKPHEDNERLEFLGDAVLELTVSQFLFKKFPMMSEGELTKLRAAIVCEPSLVSFANDQSFGKFVLLGKGEEMTGGRARPALLADVFEAFIGALYLDQGLEKVVSFLEKVVFPKINSGAFSHVMDFKSQLQEYVQRDAVGTISYRILQEKGPAHNREFVSQVFLNEMELGTGTGRSKKEAEQHAAQMSLTMLKTKDAKSDEK